TCACGCCGCTGCTCACCAGCGGGCGCGTGAGGGCGGACGAGGTCGTGGTCTGCCTCGCCACAGGGAACGGGCTCAAGGATCCTAAGGCGGCGCTGCGAGTCCTGCCGTCGCCGGCCACGATCGATCCTTCATTGCAGGAGGTCGAAAAGTTCCTGAAGCTGCGACTCTATGAGATCCGGGCCGCCGGGGCCAAGAACGGCGATAAGAACCTGTTTGAGCAAGTCCCGTCGGTGGCCGAGGTCGCCACGAGGGTGCGGCAGGAGTTCGGGGTTAAGCTTACTGCGGAGTACGGGGGCAAGGTGCGGTCGTTGATCGAGGAGTTTGTGAAGAAGGGGAAGCCGATCACCAAGGCGGACCTTCAGTATATCGTGGAGAATGTGCTCAAGGGGCTTTCGGTCCACAAGCTCATCCTCACGGTAGAGGATTTCAGGGTCTCGACGTCGCTTCATGGCCAGGCGGAGGCGGCTGTGTGGGTCCTGTTCGAGGGGGAGAAGGTCGAGGCGACCGCCGTGGGCGTCGGGCCGGTGGATGCGGTCATCAATGCCCTGAAACAGGCCGCCTTGACTAGGGGTAAGCTCTCCTTTGAGTTGATCGACTATAATGTACAGATCAACTCGCCAGGGACCGACGCCTCAGTCGAGACCACCATTGTCATGAAGGACGCCGAAGGGAACCGGATCGTCGCCATCGGGACCTCCCCCGATATTATCGTCGCCTCAGTGAACGCCTTCATAGAAGGCTATA
This genomic stretch from Candidatus Methylomirabilis sp. harbors:
- a CDS encoding alpha-isopropylmalate synthase regulatory domain-containing protein — protein: TPLLTSGRVRADEVVVCLATGNGLKDPKAALRVLPSPATIDPSLQEVEKFLKLRLYEIRAAGAKNGDKNLFEQVPSVAEVATRVRQEFGVKLTAEYGGKVRSLIEEFVKKGKPITKADLQYIVENVLKGLSVHKLILTVEDFRVSTSLHGQAEAAVWVLFEGEKVEATAVGVGPVDAVINALKQAALTRGKLSFELIDYNVQINSPGTDASVETTIVMKDAEGNRIVAIGTSPDIIVASVNAFIEGYNLLWLRQKR